In Montipora capricornis isolate CH-2021 chromosome 4, ASM3666992v2, whole genome shotgun sequence, a single genomic region encodes these proteins:
- the LOC138046929 gene encoding flavin-containing monooxygenase 5-like: MPKTVAIIGAGAAGLAAIKSCLEVGLEPIAFESDPWLGGLWRYDESVGRSCVASSTITNTSKHLSCFSDFPMPKNWPNYLTRQRYLEYFQMYAKHFGLEERIRFESKVTKVQPCSDFSQFGRWQVRYSDKKLEEDRVDEFDFVMVCTGVNSDPRIPDIPGLDGFTGNVLHSREYRTWQKFKDKRVVVLGLGNSAADIACELSHHASQVYLSVRTGSYVISRLSDGGEPSDVQGLSRFVASLPLPFLAFIMRYMVKAKLDVTNFGLDLEDPPHKRIPIVNDELPNRILTGSIQVRADVAKVQGSDCYLKDGSKLENIDAIILATGYNFVFPFLSDKLLCPKEKFIPLYKYVFPPTLKPATFAIIGAVRVNGPVPPVCELQCRWAASVFAGKTIVPDIQTMTADIEKRQKLLEANTIPSCRSFHLVNLVSYCDELADLIGARPNLWHMLRTDPKLAFSCFFGPCIPAQFRLTGSSSWKGARDVIMGVQESKLCPLRTRKTGTIDKGTKLGSYLWLPILLIVAIIIYMLMADP; encoded by the exons ATGCCGAAGACAGTGGCTATTATCGGAGCTGGAGCAGCCGGATTAGCTGCGATCAAGTCTTGTCTTGAAGTTGGACTTGAGCCGATCGCATTTGAATCCGATCCTTGGTTAGGAGGCCTTTGGAGATACGATGAAAGCGTGGGACGAAGTTGTGTTGCTTCCTCGACCATCACGAACACCAGCAAGCACTTAAGTTGCTTCAGTGATTTTCCGATGCCCAAAAACTGGCCAAACTACTTGACAAGACAAAGATATCTTGAATACTTTCAAATGTACGCGAAACATTTTGGGTTGGAGGAGCGGATACGGTTCGAATCCAAAGTCACGAAAGTGCAGCCTTGCTCGGACTTCAGCCAATTTGGTCGATGGCAAGTACGATATTCTGATAAGAAACTAGAAGAGGACAGAGTTGATGAATTCGACTTCGTTATGGTTTGTACTGGAGTGAATTCAGATCCTCGGATCCCGGATATTCCAGGCTTGGATGGGTTTACTGGTAATGTGTTACACAGCAGGGAGTACAGGACATGGCAAAAGTTTAAGGACAAGAGGGTGGTAGTGCTGGGATTAGGGAATTCGGCAG ctGACATCGCCTGTGAACTGAGTCATCATGCATCACAGGTCTATTTAAGTGTTCGGACAGGTTCATATGTGATCTCTCGGTTATCAGATGGTGGAGAACCTTCTGATGTTCAGGGTCTGAGCAGATTTGTGGCATCGCTGCCTTTACCATTTCTTGCCTTTATAATGCGCTACATGGTAAAAGCAAAACTTGATGTAACCAATTTTGGTTTGGACCTTGAGGATCCTCCACACAAGAGAATCCCAATTGTAAATGACGAACTCCCCAACCGCATATTAACTGGCTCAATTCAAGTCAGGGCTGATGTTGCCAAAGTTCAAGGAAGCGATTGTTATTTGAAAGATGGATCCAAGCTAGAGAATATTGATGCCATCATTTTGGCCACAGGATACAACTttgtgtttccttttctttctgacaaactACTTTGTCCAAAAGAAAAGTTCATTCCACTTTACAAGTATGTCTTTCCACCAACATTAAAACCAGCCACCTTTGCTATTATTGGTGCTGTGCGTGTAAATGGCCCAGTTCCTCCTGTTTGTGAGCTTCAATGCCGTTGGGCTGCCAGTGTGTTTGCTGGTAAAACTATAGTTCCTGACATTCAAACAATGACAGCTGATattgaaaaaaggcaaaagcTGTTAGAGGCTAACACAATCCCAAGTTGCAGATCCTTTCATTTG GTCAACTTGGTTAGCTACTGTGATGAACTTGCTGACCTTATTGGTGCAAGACCTAATCTTTGGCATATGCTTAGAACAGATCCAAAGCTTGCCTTCAGTTGCTTTTTTGGTCCATGCATTCCAGCCCAGTTCAGACTAACAGGCTCAAGCTCATGGAAAGGAGCCAGGGACGTTATCATGGGGGTTCAGGAGAGCAAACTTTGCCCTCTAAGGACAAGAAAAACAGGCACCATTGACAAAGGAACCAAACTGGGAAGTTATTTGTGGCTTCCAATTTTGCTTATTGTTGCAATAATCATTTACATGTTAATGGCAGACCCTTAA